One Weissella ceti DNA window includes the following coding sequences:
- the dnaB gene encoding replicative DNA helicase, translating to MAEFSNPTVNGAPHDLNAEQAVLGSILISTDPTDLIAQVSTTLAPEDFFQTSNRLIYSAMLTLDANQLTVDVISINNELDRVGQQENAGGMAYLTELATVVPIASNAPYYAKVVKEKSIRRNLIDTLQDGTQGSYEGVESVEDLVADISTRLDMLGTGNATADFKDIADVASRSFEQITQNSENDDPITGLASGYPALDNLTTGFHGGEMIIVAARPAVGKTAFVLNIAQKVAVAQPDLPVVVFSLEMPDTSLVNRMLAAEGNINSQNMRTGQLADDEWTNLTVAMGTLSNTKIFIDDTAGIKVTEIRSKLRRLQKKEGQLGLVIIDYLQLIEGTGSEGRQQEVSAISRAIKKMAMEMDVPIIALSQLSRSVEQRQDKRPMLSDIRESGSIEQDADIVAFLYREDYYESANDDDDNPSDPRDEEQADVGEIEVILEKNRSGARGTARLLFVKSYNKFSNIEYRADEMGNSFG from the coding sequence ATGGCTGAATTTTCAAATCCCACTGTGAATGGGGCACCGCATGATTTAAACGCGGAACAAGCCGTATTGGGCTCAATTTTGATATCGACCGATCCAACTGATTTGATCGCGCAAGTATCAACAACATTGGCGCCAGAAGATTTCTTTCAAACAAGTAATCGTTTAATCTATTCAGCAATGTTGACCTTGGATGCCAATCAATTAACGGTGGATGTTATTTCCATCAATAATGAATTGGACCGTGTTGGTCAACAAGAAAACGCTGGAGGTATGGCATACTTAACGGAATTGGCCACAGTTGTGCCAATTGCATCTAATGCGCCATACTACGCTAAGGTTGTTAAAGAGAAGTCTATTCGTCGTAATTTGATTGACACTTTGCAAGATGGAACGCAAGGATCTTATGAAGGTGTTGAAAGTGTTGAAGACTTGGTTGCGGACATTAGTACGCGACTTGATATGTTGGGAACTGGTAATGCAACGGCTGACTTTAAAGATATTGCTGATGTTGCAAGTCGATCATTTGAACAAATTACCCAGAATTCTGAGAATGATGATCCAATTACAGGATTAGCTTCAGGCTATCCAGCGTTGGATAATTTAACGACAGGATTCCATGGTGGTGAAATGATCATCGTCGCTGCACGTCCAGCCGTTGGTAAGACTGCGTTCGTCTTGAATATTGCGCAAAAGGTTGCTGTTGCACAACCAGATTTGCCAGTCGTTGTGTTCTCACTGGAAATGCCAGATACATCATTGGTCAACCGTATGTTGGCTGCTGAAGGAAACATTAATTCACAAAACATGCGTACTGGACAATTAGCCGATGACGAATGGACTAATTTGACAGTAGCGATGGGAACACTATCAAATACGAAGATTTTTATTGACGATACTGCTGGAATTAAAGTGACGGAAATCCGTTCAAAACTTCGTCGTTTGCAGAAAAAGGAAGGCCAACTTGGTTTGGTCATTATCGATTATCTACAATTGATTGAAGGAACTGGTTCGGAAGGTCGACAACAAGAAGTGTCTGCCATCTCTCGTGCTATTAAGAAGATGGCCATGGAAATGGATGTGCCTATCATTGCCTTGTCACAGCTTTCGCGTAGTGTGGAACAACGTCAAGACAAGCGTCCCATGCTATCTGACATCCGTGAATCGGGATCAATTGAGCAAGACGCCGACATCGTTGCGTTTTTGTATCGTGAAGATTATTATGAAAGTGCCAACGATGACGATGACAACCCATCTGATCCGCGTGATGAAGAACAAGCGGACGTTGGTGAAATTGAAGTTATCTTAGAAAAGAACCGTTCTGGTGCACGTGGAACGGCGCGCTTGTTGTTCGTCAAGTCGTACAATAAGTTTTCAAATATTGAATACCGTGCAGATGAAATGGGCAATAGTTTTGGATAA
- a CDS encoding ABC transporter ATP-binding protein has protein sequence MTDKKKLIEVKNLDITFNAGRKNETKAVKNVSFDIYEGETFGLVGESGSGKTTIGRAIMKLQPISNGQILSNGQDIEKIKKKADRRAFHKHAQMIFQDPQASLDMRMKVKDIVAEGVDANNMARSPEERDAIVAQQLETVGLNKDHANRYPHEFSGGQRQRIGIARALAMEPEFVIADEPISALDVSIQAQVVNLMQDLQKKQNLTYLFIAHDLSMVKYISDRIGVLHWGQMLEIGPADEIYDHPLHDYTRSLLSAIPVPDPAVEKARVPVAYDPTRETDGQVRELVEITPGHFVAATPDEVPMYEERARAAGLL, from the coding sequence ATGACTGATAAGAAGAAATTAATTGAAGTTAAAAATCTAGACATTACGTTCAACGCCGGTCGTAAGAATGAAACCAAAGCCGTTAAGAATGTTTCCTTTGATATTTACGAAGGTGAGACATTTGGACTGGTTGGTGAATCTGGTTCTGGGAAGACGACGATTGGTCGTGCCATTATGAAATTGCAACCCATTTCAAATGGACAAATTTTGTCTAATGGGCAAGATATCGAAAAGATTAAAAAGAAGGCTGACCGTCGTGCTTTTCATAAGCATGCCCAGATGATTTTCCAAGACCCACAAGCATCATTAGATATGCGTATGAAGGTTAAAGATATCGTCGCTGAAGGTGTAGATGCTAATAACATGGCCCGTAGTCCAGAAGAACGAGATGCGATTGTTGCGCAACAATTAGAGACGGTTGGTCTAAACAAAGACCACGCTAATCGTTACCCACATGAATTCTCAGGTGGACAACGTCAACGTATTGGGATTGCCCGTGCATTGGCAATGGAACCAGAATTTGTGATTGCTGACGAACCAATTTCTGCTTTGGACGTGTCAATTCAAGCGCAAGTCGTTAACTTGATGCAGGATTTGCAAAAGAAGCAAAACCTAACGTATCTGTTTATTGCCCACGATCTATCAATGGTTAAGTACATCTCAGACCGTATTGGTGTCCTACATTGGGGCCAAATGCTAGAAATTGGACCTGCGGATGAAATCTATGACCACCCATTGCACGATTACACACGTTCGTTGCTGAGTGCGATTCCTGTGCCAGATCCAGCTGTGGAAAAGGCACGCGTACCTGTCGCTTATGACCCAACGCGTGAGACAGACGGGCAAGTACGTGAACTGGTTGAAATTACACCAGGTCATTTTGTCGCAGCAACACCAGATGAAGTCCCAATGTATGAAGAACGAGCACGTGCAGCGGGATTGTTGTAA
- the rplI gene encoding 50S ribosomal protein L9 yields MKVIFLEDVKGRGKKGEVKDVPDGYANNFLIKNKKAEPATKQNVSASQGKKKAHDRELAEEKAEAEALKARLEADDVVVEIKAKAGTDGRLFGAISSKQVVEEANKQLGIKLDKRKMDMKEPIKALGYRTISIKLHKDVDADLRVHVAEN; encoded by the coding sequence ATGAAGGTTATTTTTTTGGAAGATGTTAAGGGTCGTGGTAAGAAGGGCGAAGTTAAGGATGTTCCTGATGGATACGCCAACAACTTCTTGATCAAGAACAAGAAGGCTGAACCCGCAACCAAGCAAAACGTTTCTGCAAGCCAAGGTAAGAAGAAGGCGCATGATCGTGAATTGGCTGAAGAAAAGGCTGAAGCAGAAGCATTGAAGGCCCGTTTGGAAGCTGACGATGTCGTTGTTGAAATCAAGGCTAAGGCTGGAACTGACGGTCGTTTGTTCGGGGCAATCTCATCAAAGCAAGTTGTTGAAGAAGCCAACAAGCAATTGGGTATCAAGCTAGATAAGCGTAAGATGGACATGAAGGAACCAATTAAGGCTTTGGGATACCGTACAATTAGCATCAAGCTACACAAGGATGTTGATGCTGACTTGCGTGTCCACGTAGCTGAAAATTAA
- a CDS encoding amino acid ABC transporter permease: protein MQDFLQAFSWINIRFLLMGLWITIQVSVISIAFSFIIGSLLGIVRYLNIRIVSPIVGFIIDIIRNLPLLLIIFFTYFALPKIGIHFNVMSSTIIALTVFESAMIAEIVRSGIVAVPKGQLEGARSNGLNMRQTLLHILLPQAYKKMIPPMVSQFVSLIKDTSLATIIMLPEVTYRAQTIYAQNPNQIVPMFLMLAVMYFLLNYTISQFGRYMDRRMKA, encoded by the coding sequence ATGCAAGATTTTCTACAAGCATTTTCATGGATTAACATACGTTTCCTTTTGATGGGACTTTGGATTACGATTCAAGTGTCTGTGATTTCGATTGCGTTTAGTTTTATTATTGGCTCATTGTTAGGAATTGTCCGTTATTTGAATATCCGTATTGTGTCACCAATCGTCGGGTTTATTATCGATATTATTCGTAATTTACCACTATTGTTGATTATTTTCTTTACGTACTTTGCTTTGCCAAAAATTGGTATTCATTTTAATGTTATGAGTTCAACAATCATTGCGTTGACTGTCTTTGAATCAGCTATGATTGCTGAAATCGTACGTTCAGGAATAGTCGCGGTACCAAAGGGTCAACTGGAGGGTGCACGTTCAAATGGTTTGAACATGCGTCAAACATTGCTTCACATTTTGTTGCCACAAGCGTACAAGAAGATGATTCCACCAATGGTTTCGCAATTTGTTTCGTTGATTAAGGATACATCTTTGGCGACGATCATTATGTTGCCGGAAGTGACTTACCGTGCGCAAACAATCTATGCGCAAAACCCAAATCAAATTGTGCCAATGTTCTTGATGTTGGCTGTGATGTACTTCTTGTTGAACTACACAATTTCACAATTTGGTCGTTACATGGACCGTCGTATGAAAGCTTAA
- a CDS encoding ABC transporter ATP-binding protein, with protein sequence MSERILEVEGLKINFHTDNGEVQAIRDISFALNKGETLAIVGESGSGKSVTTRAIMGLLANNSEVVKGNITFDGREIIHMPEKELQKLRGSEIAMVFQDPMTSLDPTMKIGLQIAEPLIKHKGLSRKEALAQALQMMKDVGIPNAEEHINDYPHQFSGGMRQRIVIAIALINRPDILIADEPTTALDVTIQAQILDLMKEIQAETESSIIFITHDLGVVAGMADRVAVMYAGKIVEIGTIDEVFNFPQHPYTWGLLNSMPTVDTQSGQLQAIPGTPPDLVHPPHGDAFAARNKYALAVDKQEQPPYFQLTPTHFAATWLLDERAPEVELPAEIKKRWTSYIEQNPNAMAQRQAAQPVRSDAILAE encoded by the coding sequence ATGTCAGAACGTATTTTAGAAGTTGAAGGACTGAAAATTAATTTCCATACCGACAATGGTGAAGTCCAAGCGATTCGTGATATTTCATTTGCGCTAAACAAGGGTGAAACCTTAGCGATTGTTGGAGAATCAGGATCCGGTAAATCAGTTACGACACGTGCGATTATGGGGTTGTTGGCTAATAATTCAGAAGTTGTGAAGGGAAACATTACTTTTGATGGACGTGAAATCATCCATATGCCTGAAAAGGAATTGCAGAAGTTGCGTGGCTCAGAAATTGCCATGGTTTTCCAAGATCCAATGACATCTTTGGATCCAACGATGAAGATTGGTTTGCAAATTGCTGAACCATTGATTAAGCACAAAGGATTGTCTCGTAAGGAAGCTTTGGCGCAAGCATTGCAAATGATGAAAGATGTGGGAATTCCGAATGCTGAAGAACACATCAATGACTATCCACACCAATTCTCTGGTGGGATGCGTCAACGTATTGTGATTGCGATTGCCTTAATTAATCGACCTGACATTCTTATTGCGGATGAACCAACTACCGCTTTGGACGTTACGATTCAAGCGCAAATTTTGGACTTGATGAAGGAAATTCAAGCAGAAACAGAATCTTCAATTATCTTTATCACGCATGATTTGGGTGTTGTGGCAGGGATGGCTGATCGTGTGGCTGTTATGTACGCGGGTAAGATTGTTGAAATCGGGACGATTGATGAAGTCTTTAATTTCCCGCAACATCCTTACACTTGGGGCTTGTTGAATTCAATGCCAACTGTGGATACACAAAGTGGTCAACTACAAGCGATTCCGGGAACACCACCAGACTTGGTACATCCACCACATGGGGATGCCTTTGCTGCACGTAATAAGTATGCTTTGGCTGTTGATAAGCAGGAACAACCACCGTATTTCCAATTAACACCAACACATTTTGCAGCCACATGGTTATTGGACGAACGTGCACCAGAAGTCGAATTGCCTGCTGAAATTAAGAAGCGTTGGACGAGTTACATTGAACAAAACCCAAATGCAATGGCCCAACGCCAAGCAGCTCAGCCGGTACGCTCAGATGCAATCTTAGCAGAATAG
- a CDS encoding ABC transporter permease produces the protein MFKYILKRVGIILLTLFIVISATFFLMKLMPGSPLANAERLAPEQKAIIEAQYGLNNPIWVQYWDYLTNAFRLNFGDSFQFQNQPVMKLIGERIGPSIQLGLEALVFGVIAGIGLGASAAMHANTKRDTFLSVIAVLGVSIPSFVFATLAQYFIGLQLGWLPIAGWDGFIYTILPAVVLGMAPLAITARFIRTEMVNVMNSDYIELARAKGLSRNEVVYKHALRNSLIPLVTLIGPMAVNLMTGSIVVEQIFAIPGIGGQFVSSILTNDYPVIMGTTIVYSMMLMVVLLITDILYGLIDPRIRLNK, from the coding sequence ATGTTTAAATATATTCTAAAAAGAGTAGGGATTATCCTGCTGACGCTCTTTATTGTTATTTCAGCAACATTCTTCTTAATGAAGTTGATGCCAGGATCACCACTGGCTAACGCTGAACGACTAGCACCAGAACAAAAAGCAATCATCGAAGCGCAGTATGGACTAAATAACCCAATTTGGGTGCAATATTGGGATTACCTAACGAATGCCTTCCGCTTGAACTTTGGTGATTCGTTCCAATTCCAAAATCAACCTGTTATGAAACTGATTGGTGAACGTATCGGACCCTCAATTCAATTAGGACTTGAGGCGCTAGTCTTTGGTGTAATTGCTGGGATTGGCTTGGGAGCTTCCGCTGCAATGCACGCAAATACTAAGCGTGATACATTCCTATCCGTTATTGCGGTGTTAGGTGTGTCAATTCCATCATTCGTCTTTGCGACATTGGCGCAATACTTTATCGGTTTGCAACTTGGTTGGTTGCCAATTGCTGGTTGGGATGGCTTTATTTACACAATCCTACCAGCTGTTGTCTTGGGAATGGCACCATTGGCGATTACAGCTCGATTCATTCGTACAGAAATGGTGAACGTGATGAATTCAGATTATATCGAATTGGCTCGTGCCAAAGGATTGTCACGTAATGAAGTGGTGTATAAGCACGCACTACGTAATTCATTGATTCCATTGGTAACATTGATTGGCCCAATGGCAGTTAATTTGATGACTGGATCAATTGTGGTGGAACAAATTTTCGCTATTCCAGGAATTGGGGGACAATTTGTGTCATCAATTTTGACTAATGACTATCCTGTGATTATGGGAACAACAATTGTCTACTCAATGATGTTGATGGTGGTCTTGTTGATTACTGACATCTTGTATGGATTAATTGACCCACGTATCCGTTTGAACAAATAA
- a CDS encoding ABC transporter permease yields MAEQYTELNAADFKLLPQKSTADLDALQTKDVSFRKDAWRRLKKNKGAFISLWVLIVIFFAAFASVPYATPEAIAKQDVMQQNLPPKLPGNIPGVDGKVKEGGEIVDKYEMAGVPADTYYLFGTDQFGRDLFKRVLYGTRISLEVALIAALIDLFIGVTYGIISGWNGGRLDTVMQRIVEVLSSIPNLVIFVLLILVMQPGMFSIALGIGLTSWIGMSRLVRAHVLTIKEQDYISAARTLGSSPWRIGMKHLIPNLSSTIIVQLMFTIPSAIFFEALLSFIGLGIPIPMASLGTLLNDGTKAFLFYPYQLVVPAVILSMIMIAFNLLGDGLRDAFDPRTRR; encoded by the coding sequence ATGGCTGAACAATATACAGAATTAAATGCAGCTGATTTCAAGCTGCTTCCACAAAAATCAACGGCGGATCTTGATGCGCTACAAACGAAAGATGTGAGTTTCCGTAAAGATGCTTGGCGTCGGTTGAAGAAGAACAAAGGTGCATTCATTTCATTATGGGTGTTGATCGTGATTTTCTTTGCGGCATTCGCATCTGTACCCTATGCGACACCTGAAGCAATTGCTAAACAAGATGTGATGCAACAAAACTTACCACCCAAGTTACCAGGAAATATTCCAGGTGTTGACGGTAAAGTTAAAGAAGGTGGCGAAATCGTCGATAAGTATGAAATGGCGGGTGTACCTGCGGACACATACTACCTATTTGGAACGGATCAATTTGGGCGTGATTTGTTTAAGCGTGTCTTGTATGGTACACGTATTTCACTAGAAGTTGCCTTAATCGCGGCCTTAATTGACTTATTTATTGGGGTGACGTACGGCATTATCTCAGGTTGGAATGGTGGTCGTTTAGACACGGTCATGCAGCGTATTGTGGAAGTACTATCTTCAATTCCAAACTTGGTTATCTTCGTATTGTTGATTCTAGTCATGCAACCAGGGATGTTCTCAATTGCCCTGGGAATTGGGTTAACGTCTTGGATTGGAATGTCTCGTTTAGTCAGAGCGCATGTTTTGACGATTAAGGAACAAGATTATATTTCAGCAGCACGTACACTTGGATCATCACCATGGCGTATTGGTATGAAGCACTTGATTCCGAACTTGTCTTCTACAATCATTGTGCAATTGATGTTCACAATTCCGTCAGCGATTTTCTTTGAAGCACTACTATCATTTATTGGATTAGGAATACCAATTCCAATGGCATCATTGGGAACACTTTTGAACGATGGAACGAAAGCATTCTTGTTCTATCCATACCAACTAGTTGTACCCGCAGTTATCTTATCAATGATTATGATTGCGTTTAATCTGTTAGGGGACGGCTTACGTGATGCCTTTGACCCACGAACACGACGTTAG
- a CDS encoding DHH family phosphoesterase yields the protein MGLMGIIMAFMINWIVGVLGVLMVVGALAIIFNTLKNISEDTSDYINNLSYRVNRGEQEATLQMPVGILLYNDKGYINWINPCLQAWIGDEYLVGEKIDKVSPALSKNIEAWADNDAESDDMALSWLGKQFKMRVQTDLQAVYIFDVSENAELEKTLADQQLVVGLVSVDNYDEVSERLNDSDASGLRTFLTRSLTTWMAAHDIYTRRITADRYMLIGYQKGLKEAAKDKFSILDNIREATSAQNMPVTLSMGLSHGDTAIDKLATEAQANLDLALGRGGDQVVIKSNDSDAQFFGGTTNPMAKRTRVRARVISQALGDLISHADQVFIMGHVRPDMDSFGAALGVRRLATMHNRPAWVVYDDNEDAHTDIKLLLKEIHNEEGEEQVLMSASDALSQLTPHSLLIMVDHSKPSITENNAVYGALADNLVIIDHHRRGEEFPEKPQLVYVESYASSTAELVTELFEYQPNNVRGLSRIEATSLLAGIQIDTKSFTVSTGTRTFDAASYLRSVGADGQLIQKFMKESLDSYRDRSHLIDRVALRDEAAIVVGEDDVKYDSVVAAQTADELMQLIGVHASYVLTRRDDQTVAVSARSDSTVNVQVVMEKLGGGGHLNNAATQIKNQTIEEVYEQLIAVLDGEDEPDSDVE from the coding sequence ATGGGATTGATGGGAATTATCATGGCTTTCATGATTAACTGGATTGTGGGAGTGCTTGGTGTGCTAATGGTTGTGGGAGCCTTAGCAATTATTTTTAATACACTGAAAAATATCAGTGAAGATACAAGTGATTACATCAACAACCTATCATATCGCGTGAATCGTGGAGAGCAAGAAGCAACATTACAAATGCCAGTTGGTATTTTGCTGTATAACGATAAAGGTTATATCAATTGGATTAACCCCTGTCTGCAAGCTTGGATTGGGGATGAATATCTAGTTGGTGAGAAAATCGATAAGGTATCACCTGCGCTATCGAAAAACATTGAGGCATGGGCCGACAATGATGCTGAAAGTGATGACATGGCGTTGAGTTGGTTGGGCAAGCAATTTAAAATGCGTGTGCAAACAGATTTACAAGCTGTTTATATTTTTGACGTCTCTGAAAATGCAGAATTAGAAAAGACATTAGCTGACCAACAATTGGTTGTTGGATTAGTATCGGTCGACAATTATGATGAAGTAAGTGAACGTTTGAATGATTCAGATGCATCAGGTCTTCGTACATTCTTAACACGTTCATTAACAACTTGGATGGCAGCGCATGACATTTATACGCGTCGTATTACGGCGGATCGTTATATGTTGATTGGTTACCAAAAAGGTTTAAAAGAAGCGGCGAAGGATAAGTTCAGTATTCTAGACAATATTCGTGAAGCAACTTCGGCACAAAACATGCCCGTTACATTGAGTATGGGATTATCACATGGTGATACAGCAATTGATAAGTTAGCGACTGAAGCGCAAGCTAATTTGGATTTGGCGCTTGGTCGTGGTGGTGATCAAGTCGTTATCAAGTCTAATGATTCGGATGCCCAATTCTTTGGTGGAACAACTAATCCGATGGCGAAGCGTACACGTGTTCGAGCGCGTGTGATCTCACAAGCCTTAGGCGATTTGATTAGTCATGCTGATCAAGTATTCATTATGGGGCACGTTCGACCAGACATGGACTCATTTGGAGCTGCTTTGGGTGTGCGCCGTCTAGCCACAATGCATAATCGTCCAGCTTGGGTAGTTTATGATGATAACGAAGATGCACACACTGACATTAAGTTGTTGCTGAAGGAAATTCATAACGAAGAAGGCGAAGAACAAGTGCTGATGTCAGCATCAGATGCTTTGTCACAACTAACGCCGCATAGTTTGTTAATTATGGTGGACCACTCAAAGCCATCTATTACTGAAAATAATGCTGTTTATGGTGCCTTGGCTGATAACTTAGTGATTATTGACCATCATCGTCGTGGCGAAGAATTCCCTGAAAAACCACAATTGGTTTACGTAGAATCTTACGCATCATCAACGGCTGAATTGGTCACTGAACTATTTGAATACCAACCGAATAATGTTCGAGGATTGAGCCGAATTGAAGCCACATCATTATTGGCGGGAATTCAAATTGATACGAAGTCATTTACAGTAAGTACTGGAACGCGTACATTTGACGCAGCTAGTTATTTGCGTTCTGTTGGAGCTGATGGACAATTGATTCAAAAGTTTATGAAGGAATCATTGGACTCATATCGTGATCGTTCGCATTTGATTGATCGTGTTGCTTTGCGTGATGAAGCTGCGATTGTCGTTGGTGAGGATGACGTTAAGTATGATTCCGTTGTAGCCGCACAAACGGCCGACGAATTGATGCAATTGATTGGAGTTCACGCGTCATACGTTTTGACTCGTCGTGACGATCAAACCGTTGCCGTATCAGCGCGTTCTGACAGCACAGTAAACGTACAAGTTGTAATGGAAAAGTTAGGTGGCGGTGGTCATCTAAATAATGCAGCAACACAAATTAAAAATCAGACAATTGAAGAAGTATATGAACAATTGATCGCTGTACTAGATGGTGAAGATGAACCAGATAGTGACGTTGAATAA
- a CDS encoding peptide ABC transporter substrate-binding protein, with protein MNSKMKKTTYMVVTALAAVGIGIAIANGVKNDRDKKDNEMIRWVEKSPLTTLDPSKVSANQDFTGVTAVSDGLYRQDKDGKPALALAESVKTNKDATIYTFKLRPDLKWSNGTDLTAHDFVYGWQRTNDPKTTAEYAYLFEGIKNADKIQTGKETDLTKLGVKALDDRTLEVTLNQPMPALKNLLTMPPFFPQSQKFVEASGKRYGSEAKYVLSSGPFTVEKWSGSSDDYYLEKNKFYYDSEAVKTNEIRVRSVQSGTGYNLFLSNATDYAELSALQAQASKHDRSYINNAGGSTAYLQMNRAKVKALNNTDIRRALSYSIDRDTFTNKVLGGTAIPAETLTPKGLVVDPNTNKDFAESAKVNHAITYDPKLAKELFAKGMRAEGLTELTLELVTDDTDAAKDSAQYLQSQFQQLDGLTLNIKIVPFKQRIALTETRDFDLVITIWGADYSDPSTFLDLFQTGGTFNAGVWSNKEYDNLIEKANTTDVRSAKTRYHDYALAEQVLSKEMAVIPMYHRSTPALERTDVKNMAYHPAGATFDWKWIERK; from the coding sequence ATGAATTCTAAAATGAAGAAGACAACGTATATGGTCGTGACAGCGTTAGCTGCTGTAGGGATTGGTATTGCTATTGCCAATGGTGTTAAAAACGATCGTGATAAAAAAGATAATGAGATGATTCGTTGGGTAGAAAAGTCGCCCTTAACAACGCTCGATCCATCGAAGGTATCTGCGAACCAAGATTTTACTGGTGTAACAGCCGTAAGTGACGGTTTGTATCGCCAAGACAAAGATGGTAAGCCGGCTTTGGCGCTTGCTGAATCTGTGAAGACTAATAAGGACGCCACAATTTATACCTTTAAATTGCGACCAGATTTGAAGTGGTCAAATGGAACTGATTTGACAGCCCATGATTTTGTCTATGGATGGCAACGTACGAATGATCCTAAGACAACGGCCGAATATGCATATCTGTTCGAAGGCATTAAGAATGCTGACAAGATTCAAACTGGTAAAGAAACAGATTTGACTAAGTTGGGTGTCAAAGCGTTGGATGATCGTACGCTTGAAGTGACATTGAACCAACCAATGCCAGCGTTAAAGAATTTGTTGACGATGCCACCGTTCTTCCCGCAAAGCCAAAAGTTTGTGGAGGCCTCAGGCAAGCGTTACGGATCTGAAGCAAAGTATGTTTTGTCTTCAGGACCATTCACCGTAGAAAAGTGGTCAGGATCAAGTGATGATTATTACTTAGAAAAGAACAAATTCTACTATGACAGTGAAGCAGTGAAGACGAATGAGATTCGCGTCCGTTCAGTGCAATCTGGAACAGGCTACAACCTATTCCTATCAAATGCGACTGATTATGCGGAACTATCCGCCTTGCAAGCGCAAGCTTCAAAGCATGACCGTTCATACATTAACAATGCGGGTGGGTCAACGGCATACCTACAAATGAATCGTGCTAAGGTGAAGGCGTTGAATAATACCGATATTCGTCGTGCTTTGTCATACTCAATCGATCGTGATACATTCACGAACAAGGTTTTAGGTGGCACAGCTATTCCAGCGGAAACACTAACACCAAAGGGGTTGGTGGTTGATCCAAACACAAATAAGGATTTCGCTGAAAGTGCCAAAGTGAACCATGCGATTACGTACGATCCTAAGCTAGCAAAAGAGTTGTTTGCCAAGGGGATGCGAGCTGAAGGCTTAACAGAATTAACGTTAGAATTAGTGACTGATGATACGGATGCAGCGAAGGATTCTGCGCAATATCTACAATCACAATTCCAACAATTAGACGGTTTGACGCTAAATATTAAAATCGTACCGTTTAAGCAACGTATTGCATTAACTGAAACGCGCGACTTTGATTTGGTTATCACGATTTGGGGAGCTGATTATTCAGACCCATCAACTTTCTTGGATTTGTTCCAAACAGGTGGAACATTTAATGCCGGGGTATGGTCAAACAAGGAATACGATAATTTGATTGAAAAGGCGAATACTACAGATGTACGTAGTGCTAAGACACGTTATCATGACTATGCTTTAGCTGAACAAGTCCTAAGTAAGGAAATGGCAGTTATTCCAATGTACCACCGTTCAACACCTGCGCTAGAGCGTACAGATGTTAAGAATATGGCATACCATCCAGCCGGGGCAACCTTTGATTGGAAGTGGATTGAACGTAAGTAA